A window of the Miscanthus floridulus cultivar M001 chromosome 14, ASM1932011v1, whole genome shotgun sequence genome harbors these coding sequences:
- the LOC136506007 gene encoding uncharacterized protein produces the protein MDPAAEPPAAAWPPWTSLLLRALRRRRTWVALFLAVYAALLSSSWSLLASVRAWYYSSASAPAWPAALYASVMYGAVFGLLSMGAALAVAAPAMLVTWTTVLVLLAFAGRPPRSLVAEGRRATRDIAGLALRVLLREGNAVAALCAAASFAALLLGRRDDDAS, from the coding sequence ATGGATCCGGCGGCCGAGCCGCCAGCGGCGGCGTGGCCGCCATGGACATCACTCCTTCTGCGGGCGCTAAGACGGCGTCGGACCTGGGTAGCGCTCTTCCTCGCCGTGTACGCGGCGCTGCTCTCCTCCTCCTGGTCCCTACTCGCCTCCGTCCGCGCCTGGTACTACTCCTCCGCCTCGGCGCCCGCGTGGCCCGCCGCGCTGTACGCCTCGGTCATGTACGGCGCGGTGTTCGGGCTGCTCTCCATGGGGGCGGCGCTGGCCGTGGCCGCGCCCGCCATGCTCGTCACCTGGACCACCGTCCTCGTGCTGCTCGCCTTCGCGGGCCGCCCGCCCCGGTCGCTCGTCGCCGAGGGCCGACGCGCCACCAGGGACATCGCGGGGCTCGCGCTCCGCGTGCTACTACGCGAGGGCAACGCCGTCGCCGCGCTCTGCGCCGCCGCCAGCTTCGCCGCGCTCCTACTCGGCCGCCGCGACGACGACGCTTCCTAA
- the LOC136502910 gene encoding uncharacterized protein encodes MGAMPPPPPPPLHRMRDTVRKLLCPRSSQKRQAEAPTLAPRKALKAAIQRGTASARADPKEPVAQEEATEAATKQAGEEAPKPHEAEARESDEAEAPSVAEATEGEVEAPRTSKATVVDARAPGTTEAEVAEAGLGAAKPVAQDAEMKAGQASVPPLVQDPPSSQESAQDVELRQQKDLLTGANELLSARSAEVEDLHLRCADMKAEATMAQEQATPLVERIKELEEELTQVAGEWDTFRS; translated from the exons ATGGGGGccatgccaccgccgccaccaccaccgttgCATAGGATGAGGGACACAGTACGGAAGCTAttgtgtccccgttcgag Ccagaagcgtcaggcggaagcgcccaccctggcgccacgtaaggcgctcaag gccgccatacagcgtggcacggcatcggcgagggccgacccgaaggagccggtcgcccaagaAGAGGCTACCGAGGCAGCCACGAAGCAAGCAGGGGAGGAGGCGCCTAAGCCCCATGAGGCCGAGGCCCGCGAGTCAGATGAAGCCGAGGCGCCTtcagtcgctgaggccaccgagggtgaggtcgaggcccctaggacctctaAGGCCACGGTGGTGGATGCTAGAgctcccgggaccaccgaggccgaggtggcggaggccggctTAGGCGCAGCAAAGCCGGTGGCCCAGGATGCAGAGATGAAGGCGGGGCAAGCTTCAGTACCACCCCTGGTCCAAGACCCACCATCGTCGCAGGAGAGCGCTCAGGatgtggag ctccggcagcaGAAGGACCTACTCAccggtgccaacgagcttctgtcggcgcggagcgcggaggtggaggacctccaccttcgctgtGCTGACATGAAGGCTGAGGCGACCATGGCTCaggagcaggccacccctttggtggagcggatcaaggagctagaggaggagttgacccAGGTGGCTGGCGagtgggacaccttcaggtcctag